From one Culex quinquefasciatus strain JHB chromosome 3, VPISU_Cqui_1.0_pri_paternal, whole genome shotgun sequence genomic stretch:
- the LOC119768911 gene encoding uncharacterized protein LOC119768911, protein MAKFWECEDGGFTSDYSVEESTCEDHYVRTVKRGGDGRYTVGMPKSADLHIKLGESKSAADRRLLFLERLARDDDLKKEYHAFMKDYLDRNHMCKIIEDPTSTATTYYLPHHPVIRSSSTTTRVRVVFDASSKTSTGTSLNDVLLNGPVIQDDLRTIISRSRLFPILLVADVEKMFRQIRMDAEDLPLQRIRWRFSEVDPIDTYELLTVTYGTKPAPFLATRTLKQLSVDDATKYPLAAVRIARDVYMDDVITGAYHPAEAKQIREQLDTMTLGAGFPLRKWVSNCEEALEGVSEDNLALPREKGIDFDEERTVKTLGLVWEPKTDTFRFKIESTLIPPNELTKAKILSIIAKIFDPLGLVGPVVAKAKIFMQGIWELKNAKGKPWDWNDPLPKSMLDEWMHFYEQLHYLNNLRIPRFAMIPNPVHIQLHFCSDASEKALGANLYIRSEDKEGRVKVSFFTSKSRVAPLKRQPISRLELNGFWLAADMYRKFKECTTFRFETFFWTDSRTVLQWLAKSPRTWNAYVANRVSFIQHITQGCHLFHVPGVMNPADQLSRGLDPKEFIDGDWDPLWM, encoded by the coding sequence ATGGCCAAATTCTGGGAATGCGAGGACGGAGGATTTACTTCCGATTATTCCGTGGAGGAGAGCACGTGCGAGGACCACTACGTGCGCACCGTCAAGCGAGGTGGAGATGGTCGGTACACCGTTGGAATGCCAAAGTCTGCTGATTTGCACATCAAGCTAGGAGAATCGAAAAGCGCTGCTGATCGTCGTCTTCTTTTCCTGGAGAGGTTGGCTCGTGACGATGACCTGAAGAAGGAGTACCATGCGTTCATGAAGGATTACTTGGACAGGAACCACATGTGTAAGATCATCGAAGACCCGACAAGCACCGCGACCACCTACTACCTCCCACACCACCCCGTCATCCGAAGTTCCAGCACAACAACGCGCGTCCGTGTCGTATTTGATGCGTCAAGCAAAACCTCCACTGGGACATCCCTAAACGACGTTCTGCTGAACGGCCCAGTCATCCAGGACGACCTGCGCACCATCATCTCCCGAAGCCGCCTGTTTCCTATCCTTCTCGTCGCAGACGTGGAGAAAATGTTTCGGCAGATTCGGATGGACGCCGAGGACCTACCGCTGCAGAGAATTCGCTGGCGCTTCTCGGAGGTCGATCCCATCGACACGTACGAGCTGCTAACCGTGACGTACGGCACCAAACCGGCGCCGTTCCTGGCCACCCGAACCCTGAAGCAGCTGTCCGTCGATGATGCAACCAAGTACCCACTGGCCGCCGTGAGGATCGCGCGAGATGTTTACATGGACGATGTAATCACTGGTGCATACCACCCTGCCGAAGCGAAACAAATTCGTGAGCAACTGGACACGATGACGCTGGGAGCAGGTTTTCCGCTTCGCAAGTGGGTCTCCAACTGTGAGGAAGCGCTCGAGGGTGTGAGTGAGGACAACTTGGCGCTACCGAGAGAGAAGGGGATCGATTTCGACGAAGAGAGGACCGTGAAGACTCTTGGGTTGGTCTGGGAGCCGAAAACTGACACGTTCCGGTTCAAGATTGAGTCGACGCTGATCCCACCGAACGAGCTGACCAAGGCCAAAATACTCTCTATCATTGCCAAAATTTTCGATCCTTTGGGGCTTGTTGGACCGGTGGTGGCTAAGGCAAAGATCTTTATGCAGGGAATCTGGGAGTTGAAGAACGCGAAGGGCAAACCCTGGGACTGGAACGATCCTCTGCCAAAGTCGATGCTGGACGAGTGGATGCATTTCTACGAGCAGCTGCACTACCTGAACAACCTGCGGATTCCAAGATTCGCTATGATTCCCAATCCAGTCCACATTCAACTCCACTTTTGTAGCGATGCTTCCGAGAAGGCACTGGGGGCGAATCTGTACATCCGTTCTGAGGACAAAGAGGGGAGAGTCAAGGTGTCATTCTTCACGTCCAAATCCCGGGTCGCTCCTCTCAAGCGACAACCCATTTCCCGGCTCGAGCTGAACGGATTTTGGCTAGCCGCAGACATGTACCGGAAGTTCAAGGAGTGCACAACTTTCCGTTTCGAAACCTTCTTCTGGACGGATTCCAGAACGGTCCTGCAGTGGCTTGCGAAATCCCCAAGAACGTGGAATGCCTACGTGGCAAACCGTGTCTCCTTTATCCAGCATATTACCCAAGGTTGCCACTTGTTCCATGTACCCGGAGTCATGAACCCAGCTGACCAGCTGTCCAGAGGACTGGACCCCAAGGAGTTCATTGACGGAGATTGGGACCCGTTGTGGATGTAG
- the LOC119768912 gene encoding uncharacterized protein LOC119768912 — protein MVSRTAGPARSFQQGTPGPVQRQTCPQHLEATVVQPATLKEGVIRVGGRLGNSDRNENFKHPIIIPGNHHFSKLLADCLHLRLFHAGTQLMLATMRQKFWPLRGRDLCRQTTHQCKDCFKAKPQLLQQFMGQLPTPRTIAARPFTNTGVDYFGPVYIRQGYRRGPVKAYVAVFVCFGTKAVHLELVSDLSTAKFLQALRRHEKHHEHIQHECSQEGINWHFIPPGAPHFGGLWEAAVKSAKKHLLRVVGQSSISHEDYITLLAQVEACLNSRPLTPLTEDPTDLEPLTPAHFLIGTSLEAVPDKNYSEIPNNRLTHWQSIQQQLQHFWRRWHTEYLQQLVWHTEYLQARVKNWQPAIEIRPGRLVIVVDENQPSMKWKMARIHEIHPGADGVVRVVTLRTATGYLKRPVTNTSRIDRGRKGRDC, from the exons ATGGTGTCTCGCACGGCTGGTCCAGCAAGAAGCTTTCAGCAGGGAACTCCAGGACCTGTCCAAAGGCAAACCTGTCCACAACACCTCGAAGCTACGGTGGTTCAACCCGCAACTCTCAAGGAAGGTGTCATCCGCGTGGGAGGACGGTTGGGCAACTCCGACCGAAACGAGAACTTCAAGCACCCGATTATCATCCCAGGAAACCACCACTTCTCCAAACTTCTGGCCGACTGCCTGCATCTACGACTGTTTCACGCCGGAACTCAGCTGATGCTAGCGACGATGCGACAGAAGTTTTGGCCGCTGAGAGGACGAGACCTGTGTCGGCAGACCACACACCAGTGCAAGGACTGTTTCAAGGCGAAACCTCAACTTCTACAGCAATTTATGGGACAACTACCAACTCCAAGAACGATCGCCGCTCGACCATTCACCAATACAGGCGTAGACTACTTTGGGCCAGTCTACATTAGGCAAGGGTATAGAAGGGGGCCGGTTAAGGCTTACGTAGCTGTGTTTGTTTGCTTTGGAACTAAAGCGGTCCACTTGGAACTGGTTTCGGACCTGTCCACCGCCAAGTTCCTCCAAGCACTGCGTCG GCACGAGAAACACCACGAACACATCCAGCACGAATGCTCCCAGGAGGGTATAAATTGGCACTTTATCCCTCCTGGCGCTCCCCACTTTGGCGGATTGTGGGAAGCCGCTGTTAAGTCCGCCAAGAAACACCTTCTCCGCGTTGTTGGCCAATCCTCCATCTCACACGAGGACTACATAACCCTCCTCGCCCAGGTAGAGGCTTGCCTCAATTCAAGACCCCTCACGCCCCTCACTGAAGATCCCACCGACCTCGAACCGCTAACCCCCGCTCACTTCCTGATCGGGACATCTCTAGAAGCTGTGCCGGACAAGAACTATTCCGAGATCCCGAACAACCGCCTCACGCACTGGCAGAGCATCCAACAGCAGCTTCAACATTTCTGGCGTCGGTGGCATACGGAGTACCTGCAACAACTCGTGTGGCATACGGAGTACCTGCAAGCTCGTGTGAAGAACTGGCAGCCTGCGATAGAAATTCGCCCTGGACGTCTTGTCATCGTAGTCGACGAGAACCAGCCGTCGATGAAGTGGAAGATGGCACGAATACACGAGATTCATCCCGGCGCCGATGGTGTGGTCCGCGTAGTTACGCTCCGGACTGCTACTGGATACCTGAAGAGACCAGTTACCAATACCAGCAGAATCGATCGAGGAAGAAAAGGCAGAGACTGCTGA